The region GCAACTGATCCAGACAGTCAGTGTAGGTTCTCTTGACGAGCCATAAAGCAGGACGATGGACTTGCAATGCTCCAagccagaagatgagagcgACGGCGATCTTTCTCCGCGTAGGCATATGAAGCCTCCATATAACAGGAAGGGGAAACATGAGAACAATAAAGTCCAAGGCAATGCTAGTGCCGACCTGGGACTCTCCGATTGCGACAGTGTCATACCGGAATCGGCCAATACCGGTCCAGGCAGCGCTGATTGGATCACCTTCGAAGAGGACCAGCTGCGACTTTGTTATTTCAAGGAAAAGGGCCTTTTGTGGACGACATCTTACAAAGAAAAACATAATCCCCCATCCACCTATTACATAGATCGCGATCCAGGCGGCGGTTCGGAACTTGCGCGTTGCGAAGATTCTCATATACAGAAACAAAATCGAAATCTTCACCACCGAGAGGCTGACTTGTAAAATCAGGCTCGATACAAGGAGGCATTGAAGCGACCTAGATACCCCCAACGCGGGATCGATCTTGTAGTGGTCTATCCCAGTGATGGAACCGAAGACCCAGGCATTAACGCTGAGACCGAAAGCTGAGACCTGCGCGTCGCATGTTAGTTAGACTGATAGACTAAGCCCAACGCCGAGTATGCCCAAGTATGATTTGGAATACTTGCCCACGATGCCAGGATCCACCAGTCGTCGGCCTGCAATGATAATCGGGCTGTTTGGCGGGCCATATACCGGATCACGATCGCCATGAGAGACAGGACAGGAAAAATGGCAGACACCACTATCAGGGCGGTGCTCACAACCGCGCGAACCGGTGAGACTTCCATCGTGTTCTTGTTAGCAGTAGTAACGAACCAAAATTTGCTGTTGGGTTGGCGAGACTGTCAGCGAGAGGGGAAAGAACAAATATGGGAACAAAATACGCTACGACAGATGTGAGACTCGACCAGCCGTTCTAATTTAGGTCCAGACTCCCGAGGGGCTGCAAGGTCAAGGTGGTCAGACAAGTTTGACATTGGACCAGGTTGGGGATGGGCAAATAGAAGGCAGAATGCTGGACCAGGATTGCCGTGCAGCGTTATGAGAATACGAATCTATGTATATACAAGAACTTTGGGGGCTGAAGGGCCGGAAAGTAGTATAAATTGCTCGTATCAATTTGCGAACctcaaaatatatattcaaTACTGCGACACAGACAGCGTGGTTCAGCATCTCAATTACTACCCAAAAATCATGTttcaagcagcttcatcTGTACTGTCTACGTTATATCAGATCTGTGCGAACGGAGCTCAAGCGCCGCTTCCTGCAGGCTCAGTCTGGGCGATACTTGTGCTACTGCTCGTTGCCCTGATATTGCTCGTGTGTCGCTACGCCGACTCATATGACGGCGTTCCTGTTGTCAACCGCATTTGTGCCCTGGAACCCCGCGTTTTCTCGCGTATCCGGTTTGCGTTCAATGCTGAACAGATTCTTCAGGATGCCTATCGGAAGGTTGGCTAGATTGCAAGCTCCTAACCTGATGTATGTACGTGTTGCAAGCTAATATTCTAAATCAGTATGACGGGAAGCCATATATCATTGCCCGAGGAGATGCCGACTACCTTGTCCTTCCCTCAGAGTCCGTGACTGAGCTTAATCGTCTTCCTGCGTCGATCATTAACTCCCGAATGTGCCATGCATACTCGATGACCGGGCATCTGAACGGTATGAACGTCGTCCTTAAGAGCAACCTTCACGTGAAAACACTCCTGAATCGGATTACTCCGGCTCTACCGGCTTTCCTGGGACCGGCCAGTGCTCGCATGCAAGCAACCATGCAGGAAACATTTCCTAGTGTAAGCAGTTGGACGACGATCGAACCGCTGGATCTGGTCGTTGGTTGCGTGAGCAGGGCGATCACACTGGCGGCTGTTGGAGAGCCTTGGTGCGATGATACCGAGCTCGTGAATTTGACATTCGAGCATACAAAGCTAGTGTTCACCGTGATGTTTGCAATGCGCCTGGTGCCGGCAGCACTGCAACCAGTGCTCGTCTGGATGCTACCCCACAAGTGGCGTCTACAAAAATCTCTCCAAAGGCTGGAGTCGTTCATAGTTCCAATCGTCCAAGAGTGCAAGGCCGCAAAACCCCGACCTGCGACCGAGAGGCCTTCTACCCTACTTGCGTGGATGGTAGCGGAGGCCACGAACGACGTGGAAGAAGACCCGTACGTACTCACAGAGCTCCTGGCGGCTCTTGCTGCTGGGGGCACCTACAGCTCGGCAAACTTTATCGTCAGCGTTATCCTCGATTTGATAGCCAATCCACAATTCTTGGATGAGATTCGGGAAGAGATCCGCCAAAAACACGAGGAGCTTCAAGGTCGGTGGGACTTTGCAGCTTTCAATAATCTGCCCAAGCTAGACTCCGCGTTCAAAGAAACAATACGGCTCACACCCGGCAGCCTCACGACCTACAGCCGCGTAATGCTCCAGGACTATACACTATCGACTGGTATTACTCTCAAGAAGGGACAATTTATCTGCGTTTCAAGCTATGCTCGGGCAAAGGATGACGAGATATATCAGAACGCAGGAAGTTACGATGCGTTACGGGCTTACAATGAGAGCCAGCAATATCACGCGGCGCAGCCTTTCAAGGGTGTGTACCAACAGGAATTTAGATGGGGGGCTGGCCGTTGGGCTTGCGCTGGACGGCATCTCGCGTCTCTGCTGGCCAAGTTCATTGTCGTGAAACTATTGGATGAGTATGAGTTTCAGTTTGTTCCAGGGAGCCATCGACCACCCAACTCGGTTTTTCACGAATTTGTGTTTGTCCATCCTAGCACAAGGCTTCTAACCAGACGCAGGGAAGAGAATCTGGGAATCTGTTGTTGGTAATGCGCAGTTGCTTGCGAGGCCAGGGTATGGAGGGGGTGGTTGGAAACTGTATGGGCAAGCCCTAGGATAAGCACGCCTATCACATTTGATGGCTGTAGATCGTTATCGTAGTACCAATAGAAATGTACCTGGCTGCTTTATTTCCCCAACAAGACACTACGCTACTGAGTAGCGCCGAGGCCAGCCGAGCGCACCAGGAGCCTCCTCCCTGTCTGTCCATAGGACTGGCCCTTGTCCTGAAACTACCCCCTACCAGCTACATCGACCTGTAATTGGCAGGGTTTGGGAAAcaagcagctgctgccttGAGGCCGCCTTAAGGCCGCCTGCGAGGATGACGTAACCAGTCTTTAGCGTCTAACTCCGCGCTGCAATTCAATCCCCTCCTTCTATCACCCCACTAGGCCCTTTGACAGTTCGTTACAGATTTTGTTTATATTTATTCCTTGTCCTCACGTTGGAGTCGGAGGCCCCTTCTATATTACCCAGTCACTCCACATATAACCATAAACCGCTCGCTTGACGCCATCCTTCCCGTATCCCATTTGAACATCTAGCATTTGAATTGTAACTATGACCAAACCACTCACCGTCTGGCTCACGCGTAAGTCCCAGTAAATAGATGCTGATCTGGTGAATTTGCCATGCGAGTGAGTACTTGGCTGATCTAAGATAATAATGAATACAGCCCCAGGTCCGAACCCATGGAAGGTGAGTGCAATGCGCTATTGCCTAGAACACAGGCTAACAATCCTCAGGTCATCACGGTCCTGAATGAACTAGGAGTCCCATACAATATCCACTCGTTCAAGTTTGACGACGTGAAGAAACCGCCgttcatcaacatcaacccgAATGGACGAGTTCCCGGTTAGTTCTCTATTCTACCGCAGCTGCGTCAGTTACATGGGCTAACTAGAGACACCAATCACTGCATGAATAGCGATTGTTGACCCAAACACTGATTTGACCCTGTGGGAATCCGGCGCAATCCTCCAGTATCTCGAGGATGTGTACGACACGGAGAAAAAGCTAACCTACACCTCCTTGAAGGAAAAACACCTTCTGAATCAGTGGCTCCATTTCCAGATGAGCGGGCAGGGACCTTATTTCGGACAGGCCGGATGGTAAGATTGCGTGTTGAC is a window of Aspergillus nidulans FGSC A4 chromosome VI DNA encoding:
- a CDS encoding uncharacterized protein (transcript_id=CADANIAT00009804) — protein: MEVSPVRAVVSTALIVVSAIFPVLSLMAIVIRYMARQTARLSLQADDWWILASWATFGLSVNAWVFGSITGIDHYKIDPALGVSRSLQCLLVSSLILQVSLSVVKISILFLYMRIFATRKFRTAAWIAIYVIGGWGIMFFFLVLFEGDPISAAWTGIGRFRYDTVAIGESQVGTSIALDFIVLMFPLPVIWRLHMPTRRKIAVALIFWLGALQVHRPALWLVKRTYTDCLDQLLCRGHCPTGASEIVSFPGSHRWLHATQSRQFIFMILEPNCSIIAACLPCYGPLLARGRAPESLIRSVRSVFTLRSRDNSIWSSMASRTNNSTGPNKTSTPRESGSAVDLVDYGASWSKGRNESYQTARCSSSPDIEEIIEPSSQGIQVTTKVDVSSKRS
- a CDS encoding protein CYP648A1 (transcript_id=CADANIAT00009805), whose product is MFQAASSVLSTLYQICANGAQAPLPAGSVWAILVLLLVALILLVCRYADSYDGVPVVNRICALEPRVFSRIRFAFNAEQILQDAYRKYDGKPYIIARGDADYLVLPSESVTELNRLPASIINSRMCHAYSMTGHLNGMNVVLKSNLHVKTLLNRITPALPAFLGPASARMQATMQETFPSVSSWTTIEPLDLVVGCVSRAITLAAVGEPWCDDTELVNLTFEHTKLVFTVMFAMRLVPAALQPVLVWMLPHKWRLQKSLQRLESFIVPIVQECKAAKPRPATERPSTLLAWMVAEATNDVEEDPYVLTELLAALAAGGTYSSANFIVSVILDLIANPQFLDEIREEIRQKHEELQGRWDFAAFNNLPKLDSAFKETIRLTPGSLTTYSRVMLQDYTLSTGITLKKGQFICVSSYARAKDDEIYQNAGSYDALRAYNESQQYHAAQPFKGVYQQEFRWGAGRWACAGRHLASLLAKFIVVKLLDEYEFQFVPGSHRPPNSVFHEFVFVHPSTRLLTRRREENLGICCW